Proteins from one Phyllobacterium zundukense genomic window:
- the purU gene encoding formyltetrahydrofolate deformylase, translating into MPDKNYVLTLSCEDRPGIVASVTTELAGMDANIAESNQFWDRQTNRFFMRIAFTAAEGTTKDDVERALKPAIQRFDMKTTLVDQSKKPKIIIMVSKFDHALLHLFYQIKVGWLDADVAAIVSNHEDSRRFAEHESIPYHVLPVSKDNKIEQEEALLKIVKDTGADLVVLARYMQVLSDNLSKRLFGKVINIHHSFLPSFKGAKPYHQAFERGVKLIGATAHYVTPDLDEGPIIEQETERVTHAMSAEDFVATGRDIESRVLARAVKKHLESRVMLNGHKTVVFG; encoded by the coding sequence ATGCCAGACAAAAATTATGTCCTTACCCTTTCCTGTGAAGATCGACCGGGTATCGTTGCGTCGGTAACGACGGAGCTTGCCGGTATGGATGCGAATATTGCCGAGAGCAATCAGTTCTGGGACAGACAGACAAATCGCTTCTTCATGCGCATCGCCTTCACGGCAGCTGAAGGCACAACCAAGGATGATGTCGAACGGGCCTTGAAACCCGCCATTCAGCGTTTCGACATGAAAACCACCCTTGTTGACCAATCGAAAAAGCCGAAGATCATCATCATGGTATCCAAGTTCGACCATGCGCTTCTGCATCTGTTCTACCAGATCAAGGTTGGTTGGCTGGACGCCGATGTTGCTGCGATCGTCTCCAACCATGAGGACAGCCGCCGCTTTGCGGAACATGAGAGCATTCCTTATCATGTCCTGCCGGTCTCCAAGGACAACAAGATCGAGCAGGAAGAGGCTCTGCTCAAGATCGTCAAGGACACGGGCGCAGATCTCGTCGTTCTGGCCCGCTACATGCAGGTCCTGTCAGACAATTTGTCAAAACGGTTGTTCGGCAAAGTCATCAATATCCACCATTCGTTCCTGCCAAGCTTTAAGGGTGCCAAGCCCTATCACCAGGCTTTCGAACGCGGCGTGAAGCTTATTGGCGCGACAGCGCATTATGTCACGCCTGACCTCGATGAGGGTCCGATCATCGAGCAGGAGACCGAACGCGTTACCCATGCCATGAGTGCGGAAGATTTCGTTGCCACCGGCCGCGACATCGAAAGTCGCGTGCTGGCGCGGGCAGTAAAGAAACACCTTGAATCGCGCGTCATGCTCAACGGTCACAAGACGGTCGTATTCGGATAA
- the cobJ gene encoding precorrin-3B C(17)-methyltransferase — protein sequence MIYPIAIVALSALGMETASRIRASMLEATIYGLEARVEGADISYTNFGETVRQLYQNGHAVIALCAAGITIRSLAPVLGDKGAEPPVLAVADDGSAVVPLLGGTTGVNVLARQIAAVLQVSPAITTSGELRFGTCLLNPPPGFELKNPGDAKAFIADLLGGKTVRIEGDAPWLQDAKLPLDDDAELRILVTSSDVAPQKGVLVFQRKPTDFKSAASAEATLADHKRGRLAVVGLGPGNPDFMVPAVKRELNNADDVLGYDTYVRMAGPFRSDQTLHITDNREEMQRARHAFKLAATGRSVVMVSSGDPGVFAMAAAVVEALHESADVSWHAVELEILPGVSAALAAASRSGAPLGHDFCVLSLSDNLKPWEIIEKRISLAAEADLAMAFYNPISKHRPWQLPRAIDILRKYRNVDTPIVLGRDIGRPAETLRVIALAELTPDQVDMRTVIIVGSSLTRSFERRDGGKWVYTPRWYGTKPEG from the coding sequence ATGATATATCCAATAGCCATAGTGGCCCTGTCGGCGCTCGGCATGGAAACCGCATCGCGAATCAGAGCGAGCATGCTCGAAGCAACTATCTATGGGTTGGAAGCCCGCGTCGAAGGCGCCGATATCTCCTACACGAACTTCGGCGAAACAGTCCGGCAGCTCTATCAGAACGGTCATGCAGTCATCGCTCTCTGCGCCGCCGGCATTACTATCCGCTCCCTCGCCCCGGTTCTTGGTGACAAGGGAGCCGAACCGCCCGTTCTGGCGGTGGCGGATGATGGCAGCGCGGTTGTTCCCCTCTTGGGTGGCACAACAGGTGTGAACGTTCTTGCCCGGCAAATTGCAGCTGTTCTCCAGGTCTCACCCGCCATAACGACATCAGGTGAACTCCGGTTCGGTACTTGCCTGCTCAATCCTCCCCCGGGCTTCGAATTGAAAAATCCCGGGGACGCCAAGGCATTCATTGCCGATTTGCTTGGGGGCAAAACTGTTAGAATAGAGGGAGACGCGCCTTGGCTTCAGGACGCCAAGCTTCCGCTGGATGACGACGCGGAACTGCGTATCCTGGTTACGTCTTCGGATGTTGCACCCCAAAAAGGTGTTCTGGTTTTTCAGCGCAAGCCGACAGATTTCAAGAGCGCGGCCTCTGCAGAAGCTACGCTGGCCGACCACAAACGTGGACGGCTTGCAGTGGTCGGTCTCGGGCCAGGGAACCCCGATTTTATGGTTCCTGCGGTCAAACGGGAACTGAACAACGCTGACGATGTGCTTGGCTATGACACCTACGTCCGCATGGCTGGACCTTTCCGCTCAGACCAGACCTTGCATATAACCGACAATCGCGAAGAAATGCAGCGCGCGCGACACGCTTTCAAGCTTGCCGCAACGGGCCGGTCCGTCGTGATGGTTTCTTCCGGTGATCCCGGTGTTTTCGCCATGGCTGCTGCAGTGGTCGAGGCATTGCATGAATCTGCGGACGTCTCCTGGCATGCTGTGGAGTTGGAAATACTGCCCGGGGTTTCCGCTGCGTTGGCGGCAGCCAGCCGTAGTGGTGCACCACTCGGTCATGACTTCTGTGTTCTTTCGCTTTCCGACAATCTGAAGCCTTGGGAGATTATTGAGAAACGCATTTCATTGGCCGCCGAAGCAGACCTTGCAATGGCATTCTACAATCCAATCTCAAAGCATCGTCCTTGGCAACTGCCACGCGCCATCGATATCCTGCGCAAGTACCGGAATGTTGATACCCCTATCGTCCTTGGTCGAGATATCGGCCGTCCTGCGGAAACCTTGCGTGTCATCGCGCTTGCCGAGCTAACCCCCGATCAGGTGGACATGCGAACGGTGATCATTGTCGGATCGTCGCTCACGCGCAGTTTTGAACGCAGGGACGGCGGCAAATGGGTCTATACGCCTCGCTGGTACGGAACCAAGCCCGAAGGTTGA
- a CDS encoding precorrin-2 C(20)-methyltransferase, which translates to MPKPGRLFGLGVGPGDPELITLKALRLLQAAPVVAYHAAKGKKGNALAIVERYLDEKQLLVPLIYPVTTEILPAHMNYDAIVSDFYGEITALLRTHLDAGTDVAVIAEGDPFFYGSFMYIHDRLAEDYETEVVPGVCSILGGAAVLGAPLVYRNQTLTVLSGVLSAQDLKTRLAATEAAAIMKLGKNLAKVRGVIDDLGLLDRALYVERATMEAQRIIPLAEVDPESSPYFSLILVPGEKWAGSAE; encoded by the coding sequence ATGCCAAAGCCCGGGCGGCTTTTTGGACTGGGTGTTGGTCCCGGCGATCCTGAACTCATTACATTGAAGGCGTTGCGTCTGCTTCAGGCTGCCCCCGTGGTCGCTTATCATGCAGCCAAAGGCAAGAAGGGTAACGCCTTAGCTATCGTCGAGCGCTATCTTGACGAGAAGCAGCTTCTCGTCCCGCTGATTTATCCAGTCACGACAGAGATATTACCAGCGCATATGAACTACGATGCTATCGTCAGCGATTTCTACGGCGAGATAACCGCGCTTTTGCGCACCCATCTCGACGCGGGAACTGATGTCGCGGTTATCGCCGAGGGGGACCCATTCTTCTACGGCTCCTTCATGTACATCCACGACAGACTGGCTGAAGACTACGAAACCGAAGTCGTGCCAGGTGTCTGTTCCATACTGGGCGGAGCCGCCGTGCTAGGTGCACCACTGGTCTACCGGAATCAGACGCTTACTGTTCTCTCCGGTGTCCTTTCTGCACAAGATTTGAAGACCCGGCTCGCCGCCACCGAGGCGGCAGCGATCATGAAGCTTGGTAAAAACCTCGCGAAAGTGCGTGGTGTAATCGACGATCTTGGCCTGCTCGATCGGGCGCTTTATGTCGAACGGGCAACGATGGAGGCACAACGCATCATTCCATTGGCGGAGGTCGATCCCGAATCCTCGCCCTATTTCTCATTGATTCTCGTGCCGGGAGAGAAATGGGCGGGGAGCGCCGAATGA
- a CDS encoding precorrin-8X methylmutase, producing MLDYIRDGQAIYDRSFAIIRSEADLKGIPADLEKLAVRVAHACGMVDVIQDLAFSEGAATAGRSALLSGAPILCDARMVAEGVTRSRLPAQNQVICTLGDPSVAKLALDMGNTRSAAALELWRPHLAGAVVAFGNAPTALFRLLEMIDEGAPKPALILGFPVGFVGAMESKAALAEDSRGIPYVVVHGRRGGSAMAAAAINALASEKE from the coding sequence ATGCTTGACTATATCCGCGACGGTCAGGCGATCTATGATCGCTCGTTCGCTATCATTCGTTCCGAAGCCGATTTGAAGGGCATTCCAGCTGATCTGGAAAAGTTGGCTGTGCGCGTCGCCCATGCTTGCGGCATGGTCGATGTCATACAGGACCTGGCGTTTTCCGAGGGCGCCGCAACAGCTGGTCGCAGCGCATTACTGAGCGGCGCGCCCATCTTGTGCGACGCACGCATGGTTGCTGAGGGTGTCACCCGATCACGTCTGCCGGCTCAAAATCAGGTGATTTGCACCTTGGGAGATCCCTCGGTCGCCAAATTGGCGCTCGACATGGGCAACACCCGATCCGCGGCAGCGTTGGAACTATGGCGCCCCCACTTGGCGGGTGCTGTTGTTGCCTTCGGCAATGCGCCCACCGCCCTCTTCCGATTGCTCGAAATGATCGACGAAGGCGCTCCAAAACCGGCGCTGATTCTCGGCTTTCCAGTCGGCTTTGTCGGCGCGATGGAATCCAAGGCGGCGCTTGCGGAGGACAGCCGCGGAATTCCCTATGTTGTCGTGCATGGCCGCCGCGGCGGCAGTGCCATGGCTGCTGCAGCGATCAATGCTCTCGCGTCGGAGAAAGAATAA
- the cobG gene encoding precorrin-3B synthase → MSHLRTTIQRSTVEARRSACPGLFRMAKALDGGICRLKLTFGDLSSVQARAVAHAAQRCGNGTIEITNRANLQIRGVRPEMEESLITALLEAGLGPLSDRGDDVRNIMISPFAGFDGTVPDVRPLALRVLTIVQTNLLYQTLSPKFSILIDGGESVAMVDHPHDLWLSPIDLESSAPRFAFGVAGVPPTKADAQPALGSVTTEQAFGLITGMLDTFIKWCRAHPQASRLRHMTDETGADYLVDQLESRLGVPMRSEKITNWRRYPARENGHLGLSSEANNSRCFVGAMPPLGRLDPGLLQSLADVAEKYGNGTLRMTPWQSVLLPQVSIGDAKTTLAALEALGLGTNPKKALATMISCSGSAGCGSALAATQSDGLKLAALLQGNPAVPQIHMSGCSKSCASPSAKPITLVATAAGRYDIFLCATNGPSRFGKLLAANVTIDEAAELIDENSGSGGPLYA, encoded by the coding sequence ATGAGCCATCTGAGAACCACTATCCAGCGATCAACCGTCGAGGCGCGACGCTCTGCCTGCCCGGGGTTGTTCCGCATGGCAAAGGCACTCGACGGCGGTATCTGCCGTTTGAAACTGACCTTCGGCGATCTGAGCTCAGTTCAGGCCCGCGCCGTCGCGCACGCGGCACAGCGTTGTGGCAACGGTACGATTGAAATCACCAATCGTGCCAATCTGCAAATTCGTGGTGTGCGGCCGGAAATGGAAGAATCGTTAATAACGGCTTTGCTGGAAGCAGGGCTCGGACCATTGAGCGATCGAGGCGATGACGTTCGCAACATTATGATCAGCCCGTTTGCCGGATTCGACGGGACGGTACCGGACGTCCGGCCTCTGGCCCTGCGCGTGCTGACAATCGTGCAGACGAATCTGCTCTACCAGACTCTTTCGCCTAAGTTTTCCATTCTCATTGATGGAGGCGAAAGCGTTGCGATGGTTGATCACCCCCATGATCTTTGGCTCAGTCCTATCGATCTGGAAAGCAGTGCGCCGCGCTTCGCCTTCGGCGTAGCAGGCGTGCCGCCCACAAAAGCCGATGCTCAGCCTGCCCTTGGCAGTGTTACAACCGAGCAAGCATTCGGTCTCATCACTGGCATGCTCGATACCTTCATCAAATGGTGCCGTGCACACCCGCAAGCTTCGCGCCTGCGTCATATGACGGACGAAACTGGGGCAGACTACCTCGTAGACCAGTTGGAATCTCGCCTCGGAGTTCCGATGCGAAGTGAGAAGATTACAAATTGGCGCAGATATCCTGCCCGTGAAAATGGTCATCTTGGCCTCTCGTCGGAAGCTAACAACTCACGCTGTTTTGTAGGCGCTATGCCTCCACTTGGCCGCCTTGATCCAGGCCTGTTGCAATCGCTGGCGGACGTTGCTGAAAAGTATGGCAACGGAACATTGCGCATGACCCCTTGGCAAAGCGTTCTCTTGCCGCAAGTTTCAATCGGTGATGCAAAGACAACGCTCGCTGCGCTCGAAGCACTCGGACTGGGCACCAATCCTAAAAAGGCACTTGCGACGATGATCAGCTGTTCGGGGTCGGCGGGATGCGGTTCGGCTTTGGCAGCCACCCAGTCAGACGGGCTGAAGCTCGCGGCGCTATTGCAGGGCAATCCGGCAGTTCCGCAAATCCATATGAGTGGTTGCAGCAAATCCTGTGCATCGCCCTCGGCAAAACCCATAACTCTCGTGGCAACTGCGGCCGGACGTTACGACATCTTTCTGTGCGCGACCAATGGACCGTCGCGTTTTGGCAAGCTATTGGCTGCCAATGTAACTATCGACGAAGCTGCCGAATTGATCGATGAGAATTCCGGCTCTGGGGGGCCACTATATGCTTGA
- the cbiE gene encoding precorrin-6y C5,15-methyltransferase (decarboxylating) subunit CbiE, with protein sequence MTQWLTIIGIGEDGYSGLGQNARDALAGAGTIFGGKRHLDLLPEGLAGERIAWPSPFSDAYPMLLALGGQPVAVLASGDPMHFGMGATLTRYVAADEMRVIPAPSSFSLAAAAMGWPIQETQLLSVHGRPIETLFKAFAPGAKLLILSNDGGTPLQVAQMLSETGFGSARLTVLEHLAGAAQRRIDGIANAWNHPRCADLNVLAVDCGRAMPPARSYATLAGLPDEAFEHDGQLTKRDIRAVTLAHLAPLPGELLWDVGAGCGSIGIEWMRAHSSCRTLAIEANDKRQDLILRNSRVLGVPDLQLVRGEAPAALQGLAEPDAVFIGGGLTDEGVMEACWKGLKPGGRLVANAVTIQSEMAIVGWRSAHGGGLTKLAVSYAQPLGGFDTWRSALPVTVYVVHKPM encoded by the coding sequence ATGACGCAATGGTTGACGATTATCGGGATTGGTGAGGATGGATATAGTGGTCTCGGTCAGAATGCCCGTGATGCCCTCGCAGGTGCTGGAACGATTTTCGGCGGCAAGCGCCATCTGGATCTGTTGCCCGAAGGGCTGGCCGGTGAACGTATTGCATGGCCCAGCCCATTCTCGGATGCGTACCCTATGCTCCTTGCCTTGGGCGGCCAGCCTGTCGCTGTGTTGGCCAGCGGCGATCCGATGCATTTCGGCATGGGCGCCACTCTGACGCGCTATGTCGCGGCCGATGAGATGCGAGTAATTCCCGCTCCTTCATCATTCTCGCTGGCGGCCGCTGCCATGGGCTGGCCGATACAGGAAACACAACTGCTGAGTGTTCATGGCAGGCCAATCGAGACGCTGTTCAAGGCGTTCGCGCCTGGGGCGAAGTTGCTTATTCTCAGCAATGATGGAGGCACGCCTTTACAGGTTGCGCAGATGCTGAGCGAAACCGGGTTCGGCTCAGCGCGATTGACTGTGCTGGAGCATCTGGCGGGTGCGGCGCAGCGGCGAATTGATGGCATTGCGAATGCCTGGAACCATCCTCGCTGTGCCGATCTCAATGTGCTTGCTGTGGATTGCGGCAGAGCGATGCCACCAGCCCGGTCCTATGCAACGCTTGCCGGTCTGCCCGACGAAGCGTTCGAACATGACGGGCAATTGACTAAGCGGGATATCCGTGCCGTTACACTGGCACATCTTGCGCCGCTGCCGGGGGAGCTCTTATGGGATGTCGGGGCGGGTTGCGGCTCGATCGGCATTGAGTGGATGCGCGCACACAGTTCATGCCGGACCTTGGCAATTGAGGCCAATGACAAGCGGCAAGATTTGATCTTGCGTAACAGCCGGGTACTAGGAGTGCCTGACCTTCAACTTGTACGCGGTGAAGCGCCGGCGGCTTTGCAGGGGCTTGCAGAACCCGATGCCGTCTTCATCGGTGGCGGCTTGACCGATGAGGGGGTAATGGAGGCGTGCTGGAAGGGTCTCAAGCCAGGTGGGCGCCTGGTTGCCAATGCTGTAACAATTCAGAGTGAAATGGCAATCGTTGGCTGGCGCTCCGCCCATGGCGGCGGACTCACAAAGCTTGCTGTTTCGTATGCGCAACCTCTGGGTGGTTTCGATACGTGGCGTTCTGCTCTGCCGGTCACGGTCTACGTTGTTCACAAGCCGATGTGA
- a CDS encoding mechanosensitive ion channel family protein has protein sequence MELDPQNAFSAIQTGIREASALVVAYAFSVIGAVLLLIIGFVVAGLVERWVYAGLGQVGGFDLTLRRFFSKIARYVVLGLVVVMVLGQFGIQTASVIAAIGAVGLAIGLALQGTLQNIAAGIMLLALRPLRIGEYVEVGSISGTVEEIGLFATRLRAADGIYILAPNSTLWTLPVKNFTRNGIRRNDITITVSNEDDLDRVQQSLIEQAETDKRVKKDPAPSAFVAELGDATTAITLRYWTSVNEYQSAKADLNKSVLNWLKAKV, from the coding sequence ATGGAACTTGATCCTCAGAACGCGTTTTCCGCAATTCAGACGGGCATTCGCGAGGCAAGCGCCCTTGTTGTTGCTTACGCGTTTTCTGTAATTGGCGCGGTTCTGTTACTGATCATCGGATTCGTCGTCGCAGGTCTCGTCGAGCGTTGGGTCTATGCCGGGCTTGGGCAAGTCGGCGGCTTCGACCTGACATTGCGCCGGTTTTTTTCCAAGATCGCACGCTATGTGGTGCTCGGCCTCGTCGTGGTAATGGTGCTCGGTCAATTTGGTATCCAGACCGCTTCGGTTATTGCTGCCATCGGTGCTGTCGGCCTGGCAATAGGACTGGCCTTACAAGGAACGTTGCAGAATATCGCGGCCGGCATCATGCTTTTAGCGCTCCGTCCCCTGCGCATTGGCGAATATGTGGAGGTCGGCAGCATCAGCGGTACAGTCGAAGAGATCGGTCTCTTTGCGACGCGATTGCGTGCTGCGGATGGCATATATATTCTTGCGCCAAATTCGACGCTTTGGACCCTGCCCGTCAAGAATTTTACCCGAAACGGTATTCGGCGCAATGACATCACGATTACGGTTTCCAATGAGGATGATTTGGACCGGGTGCAGCAATCCTTGATCGAACAGGCTGAAACCGACAAGCGGGTCAAGAAAGACCCGGCCCCCTCAGCCTTTGTGGCCGAACTAGGCGATGCGACCACAGCAATAACATTACGCTACTGGACTTCGGTCAACGAATACCAATCTGCCAAAGCGGATCTTAACAAAAGCGTGCTGAACTGGCTGAAAGCCAAAGTTTGA
- a CDS encoding tyrosine-type recombinase/integrase, which yields MKTKLTQKTIEAQIKAQVSASETSKGKPVYLWDTELSGFGARLSPSGEVSWLVQKFIGGRGGRAVRQTIGRAKDAIELADARSLAEQEIGDIRKGINVVARKRQLRHKVRDQLNSIRTEEAIERFIKANGNDTRYWSDTERLLRASLSSFMKRPIIEVSKADVRKMLDDKQGRPAAQRNLFAALRPFFSYLLEHDLIEVSPLSSISAPEPLPSRDRLLTDLELKALWEVSMGLSNPWGQFYRLLILTGQRIGEVSGMRWEEIDMTKALWTIPKERAKNGKAHIVHLSPQSLNELRSLSNKQEGFVFPAKRLTKKDQESKGEGSIKGFSKSKASVDALMTAYLKGKTGKSDYKLMPWRVHDLRRTMVSGLAQAGYPTDVVDRLLNHVSGSRSGVKGVYQRYEFLKERQDALQAWGEKVATL from the coding sequence ATGAAAACCAAGCTGACACAGAAGACGATAGAGGCCCAGATAAAGGCTCAAGTTTCAGCGAGTGAAACGAGTAAAGGGAAACCCGTCTATCTATGGGATACTGAACTTTCTGGCTTTGGTGCCCGTCTCTCACCTTCTGGGGAGGTCTCTTGGCTTGTCCAGAAGTTCATAGGGGGTCGTGGGGGTCGTGCTGTCCGTCAGACTATAGGACGTGCAAAGGACGCCATAGAGCTTGCAGACGCCCGTTCTTTGGCTGAACAGGAGATCGGAGATATCCGTAAGGGTATCAATGTCGTCGCTCGTAAGAGACAGCTACGTCACAAGGTACGGGACCAGCTGAACAGTATCAGGACTGAGGAAGCCATAGAGAGATTCATCAAGGCCAATGGGAACGACACGAGGTATTGGAGCGACACCGAACGTCTCCTGAGGGCGTCCCTCTCGTCCTTCATGAAGCGTCCTATCATTGAGGTCTCTAAGGCTGACGTTCGGAAGATGCTTGACGACAAGCAAGGTAGACCAGCCGCACAGCGTAACCTCTTTGCTGCACTGAGACCCTTCTTCTCGTACCTCCTAGAGCATGATTTGATAGAGGTCTCACCCCTGTCGTCGATCTCTGCTCCCGAACCGTTGCCCTCGCGTGACAGATTGCTGACTGACCTTGAGTTGAAAGCCTTGTGGGAGGTCTCCATGGGATTGAGTAATCCTTGGGGTCAATTCTATCGCCTTTTGATCCTGACGGGTCAGCGTATCGGAGAGGTCTCAGGTATGCGATGGGAAGAGATCGACATGACGAAGGCTCTATGGACCATCCCGAAAGAGAGAGCCAAGAACGGTAAGGCTCATATCGTCCATCTGTCACCCCAATCCTTGAATGAGTTGCGTTCTCTGTCGAACAAGCAAGAGGGCTTTGTATTCCCCGCCAAAAGACTGACCAAGAAGGACCAGGAATCGAAAGGCGAGGGGTCTATCAAGGGATTCAGCAAGTCGAAAGCCTCAGTCGATGCCCTCATGACTGCCTATTTGAAAGGGAAGACAGGCAAGTCCGATTACAAGCTCATGCCGTGGCGTGTCCATGATCTTAGACGGACAATGGTCTCAGGACTTGCTCAAGCTGGATACCCGACCGACGTTGTAGACCGTCTGCTCAATCATGTGTCGGGTTCGAGATCAGGCGTGAAGGGAGTTTATCAGCGCTACGAGTTTCTCAAGGAGAGACAGGATGCCCTTCAAGCATGGGGAGAGAAGGTCGCCACGCTATGA
- a CDS encoding Rap1a/Tai family immunity protein: MRNSIATALALSLSVSGAHAATRTTYLTGNTLYAACTPIIGEATGYVLGVVDTQAQAEAQGLTPLFPLCIPQGVTGSQLADVTCVYLRDHPSMRHQSASLITVIAIATAFPCQ; this comes from the coding sequence ATGAGAAACTCAATAGCCACGGCCTTGGCCCTGTCGTTGTCAGTCTCAGGAGCCCACGCTGCGACGAGAACGACCTATTTGACTGGAAACACCCTCTATGCAGCTTGCACCCCAATCATAGGCGAAGCGACAGGCTACGTCCTCGGCGTTGTCGACACACAGGCACAAGCTGAAGCTCAAGGACTCACTCCGTTGTTCCCATTGTGTATACCGCAAGGCGTTACGGGGAGTCAGTTAGCGGACGTCACTTGCGTGTATTTGAGGGACCACCCCTCCATGAGACATCAGAGCGCATCGCTAATCACTGTGATTGCAATAGCAACGGCCTTTCCATGTCAGTGA